The following are encoded together in the Magnetospirillum gryphiswaldense MSR-1 v2 genome:
- the mamX gene encoding magnetosome protein MamX gives MNTKAVAHPDIAVWIMALGIAFSMALVLTALFNANPWEDHTYDLAPPIVAGMAAPHRDGREKMVCSSCHIVTPASAATGPGAGTLPIVEGTPAPHVDGREKMACASCHTIVKKGSVAKSGKASPAPVAFSQGMPLPEAMSVALAVTPAPAPLGNEAHERMVPFRYQGKIVSVAGAGTRSVWGDIYIQINDGINPPMWIDLAPLWFLQAEGCLVRPGMFVKGTAFRDPTQASAGLDYAMSVMANGEVCALRDDHLNGLWANVGGVDAEER, from the coding sequence GTGAACACCAAAGCCGTTGCACATCCCGACATCGCCGTCTGGATCATGGCGTTGGGCATTGCCTTCAGCATGGCCCTAGTTCTGACCGCGCTGTTCAATGCCAATCCGTGGGAAGATCACACCTACGATCTGGCGCCTCCCATTGTCGCTGGGATGGCCGCCCCCCATCGCGATGGCCGCGAGAAGATGGTCTGCTCCAGCTGCCATATCGTCACCCCCGCTTCCGCCGCTACCGGTCCGGGCGCGGGCACGCTGCCCATCGTTGAGGGAACCCCGGCGCCGCATGTGGATGGACGCGAGAAGATGGCCTGCGCCAGTTGCCACACCATCGTGAAGAAGGGCAGCGTTGCCAAGAGCGGCAAGGCAAGCCCCGCTCCGGTGGCATTCTCGCAGGGCATGCCCTTACCCGAGGCGATGAGCGTGGCGCTGGCGGTTACCCCGGCACCGGCGCCCCTGGGCAACGAAGCGCATGAGCGGATGGTGCCCTTCCGCTATCAAGGCAAGATCGTCAGCGTGGCGGGCGCTGGCACCCGCTCGGTCTGGGGTGATATCTATATTCAGATCAACGATGGGATCAATCCTCCCATGTGGATCGACCTTGCCCCGCTCTGGTTCCTGCAAGCGGAGGGCTGCTTGGTCCGTCCCGGTATGTTCGTCAAGGGCACCGCCTTCCGCGACCCGACCCAGGCGAGCGCCGGGCTGGATTACGCCATGAGCGTCATGGCCAATGGCGAAGTCTGTGCCCTGCGTGACGACCATCTCAACGGCCTGTGGGCTAATGTTGGAGGCGTGGATGCCGAAGAGCGGTAA
- the mamZ gene encoding magnetosome biogenesis transporter MamZ, producing the protein MPKSGKPSTGTTPADFAPTQWNIIYLLMTVGSLVAALSISIQPLLLDKIFGIAFEKEGAVNADIQVVAEIVSIVCVGWFGLLSDRIGRVRIIATGFLIAVAGAAMSLLSLQIGLAFGAAGLVLFYLTRVLLTVGADTVQLQLSTLVGDVSSRANRPRLMGNLVFMMVFGGTMLSAIIMQMADYKGGVFIIMCLPLLIGIAGFQMTRESLRDVAQPQQAPTGDEHPLRQVWSVITSDPRLQLAFAAAFYTRADVIILSLFFSLWCISVSDLVGVTRTYATAHAAVMIGLLGLAVLAAIPLWRSFIERHSRISAIGASLSLAAVGYIWLGMFANPFNWLVALPLLMVGIGHAGCFVTLQVLTVDVSPKPILGAMVGAGYLVGGLGTVMLVQSGGYYFDALGPRAPFILMGTGKMLVTLYAAWLLANGIDETCDHHLKSTRKVDWKPLVFLTAALPFVWLIGRSVIEGYFSNGSLGEAPVGFVNRYLGDWAFTFLIISLSMRPVQEITGIKSLAKYRRMIGLFAFFYAVLHVLAYVTLEWALNLGDMASDIYKRPFILLGLAAFLLLIPLAFTSTNSQIKKIGGKRWKRLHRATYVINALVALHFILAANHENGEPYVYAAAVIVLLWYRFYQWRGGNVLRALRIG; encoded by the coding sequence ATGCCGAAGAGCGGTAAACCCTCCACCGGCACGACACCGGCTGACTTCGCTCCCACCCAATGGAATATCATCTATCTGCTGATGACCGTGGGCTCTCTGGTGGCCGCGCTGTCCATCTCTATCCAGCCCCTGCTGCTGGATAAGATTTTCGGCATTGCCTTCGAAAAAGAGGGCGCGGTCAACGCCGATATTCAGGTGGTGGCAGAGATCGTCTCCATCGTCTGCGTGGGATGGTTCGGCCTGCTATCCGATCGGATTGGCCGGGTTCGGATCATCGCCACGGGCTTCCTGATCGCGGTGGCTGGCGCGGCCATGTCCCTGCTCAGCCTGCAAATTGGGCTCGCCTTCGGTGCCGCCGGGCTGGTGCTGTTCTATCTGACCCGGGTGCTGCTGACAGTGGGGGCCGATACCGTCCAGTTGCAGCTTTCCACCCTGGTGGGCGATGTCTCCTCGCGGGCCAACCGGCCGCGCCTGATGGGAAATTTGGTGTTCATGATGGTCTTCGGCGGCACCATGCTGTCGGCCATCATCATGCAGATGGCCGATTATAAGGGCGGTGTGTTCATCATCATGTGCCTGCCGCTGCTGATCGGCATCGCCGGGTTCCAGATGACGCGCGAATCCTTGCGGGATGTAGCACAGCCCCAGCAAGCGCCCACGGGAGACGAGCATCCCCTTCGGCAAGTCTGGTCGGTGATCACCAGCGACCCGCGCTTGCAATTGGCCTTCGCCGCCGCCTTCTACACCCGCGCCGACGTGATCATCCTCAGCCTTTTCTTCTCGCTGTGGTGCATTTCCGTGTCGGATCTGGTGGGGGTGACCCGCACCTACGCCACCGCCCATGCCGCCGTGATGATCGGTCTATTGGGGCTGGCGGTTCTGGCGGCAATCCCGCTGTGGCGATCCTTCATCGAGCGCCACAGCCGCATTTCCGCCATCGGGGCCAGCCTTTCCCTGGCGGCGGTCGGCTATATCTGGCTCGGAATGTTCGCCAATCCCTTCAACTGGCTGGTGGCCTTGCCGTTGCTGATGGTAGGCATCGGCCATGCCGGATGTTTCGTGACTCTTCAGGTCCTGACTGTGGACGTCTCGCCCAAGCCGATCCTGGGCGCCATGGTTGGGGCGGGCTATCTGGTGGGCGGCCTTGGCACCGTCATGCTGGTGCAAAGTGGCGGCTATTATTTCGATGCGCTTGGCCCGCGCGCGCCATTCATCCTGATGGGAACCGGCAAGATGCTGGTGACCCTCTACGCCGCCTGGCTGCTGGCCAACGGCATTGATGAGACCTGCGATCACCACCTTAAATCCACCCGCAAGGTGGATTGGAAGCCGCTGGTGTTCCTGACCGCGGCCCTCCCCTTCGTCTGGCTGATCGGGCGCAGCGTTATCGAAGGATATTTCTCCAACGGCTCTCTGGGCGAGGCCCCGGTCGGTTTCGTCAACCGCTATTTGGGCGATTGGGCCTTCACCTTCTTGATCATCTCGCTGTCCATGCGCCCGGTGCAGGAGATTACTGGCATCAAGTCCCTGGCCAAGTACCGGCGCATGATCGGCCTGTTCGCCTTTTTCTACGCGGTATTGCACGTTCTGGCCTATGTCACCCTGGAATGGGCGCTTAATCTGGGCGACATGGCGAGCGACATCTACAAGCGGCCATTCATTCTGCTCGGCCTGGCGGCCTTCCTCCTGCTGATCCCCCTGGCCTTCACCTCCACCAACAGCCAGATCAAGAAGATCGGCGGCAAACGCTGGAAAAGGCTGCATAGGGCCACCTATGTCATCAATGCCCTGGTGGCGCTGCATTTCATCCTTGCTGCCAACCACGAGAATGGCGAACCCTATGTCTATGCGGCGGCCGTCATAGTTCTTCTGTGGTACCGTTTCTACCAGTGGCGGGGCGGCAATGTGCTGCGCGCCCTGCGAATCGGCTAA
- the ftsZ gene encoding cell division protein FtsZ yields the protein MIRPRIIVIGVGGAGGNAVNNMILSKIEGVEFIAANTDAQALGLSLADRRIPLGGYVTKGLGAGSRPELGRSAAQESIDDILTAIDDANMVFITAGMGGGTGSGAAPVIAQAARERGILTIGVVTKPFHFEGGHRMGTAEAAIEELQHVVDTLIIIPNQNLFRIASERTTFIDAFKMADNVLNSGVRSVTDLVVKPGLINLDFADIRIVMSEMGKAIMGTGEAEGEPRAVKAAEAAISNPLLGDTSIAGAKGVLINITGGMDMTLFEVDEAANRIRTEVAPDANIIFGSTFDEKLDGKMRVSVVATGIA from the coding sequence ATGATACGTCCCAGAATCATCGTGATCGGCGTCGGTGGCGCGGGCGGCAATGCCGTCAACAACATGATTCTGTCCAAGATCGAGGGCGTGGAATTCATAGCCGCCAATACGGACGCCCAAGCCCTGGGGTTAAGCTTGGCCGACCGGCGCATTCCGCTTGGAGGCTATGTCACCAAAGGCCTGGGTGCGGGGTCACGTCCCGAACTGGGCCGCTCGGCTGCCCAAGAGAGCATCGACGACATCCTGACCGCTATCGACGACGCCAATATGGTGTTCATTACCGCCGGCATGGGCGGCGGAACCGGTTCCGGCGCCGCTCCGGTCATTGCCCAGGCCGCGCGCGAGCGGGGCATCCTGACCATCGGCGTGGTCACCAAGCCCTTCCACTTCGAGGGTGGTCATCGCATGGGCACGGCCGAAGCCGCCATTGAGGAATTGCAGCACGTCGTCGACACCCTGATCATCATCCCCAATCAGAACCTGTTTCGCATCGCCTCTGAACGCACCACCTTCATTGATGCCTTCAAGATGGCCGACAACGTTCTGAATTCCGGCGTGCGTAGCGTCACCGATCTGGTAGTGAAGCCCGGGCTCATCAATTTGGATTTCGCCGATATTCGCATAGTTATGAGCGAGATGGGCAAGGCCATCATGGGCACCGGCGAGGCCGAGGGCGAACCGCGCGCCGTCAAGGCCGCCGAGGCAGCCATCTCCAACCCGCTCTTGGGCGACACCTCCATCGCGGGGGCCAAGGGAGTGCTGATCAACATCACTGGCGGCATGGACATGACGCTGTTCGAGGTGGACGAGGCCGCCAACCGTATCCGCACCGAAGTGGCGCCCGACGCCAATATCATCTTCGGATCCACTTTCGACGAGAAGCTGGACGGCAAGATGCGGGTCTCGGTGGTCGCCACCGGTATCGCCTGA
- a CDS encoding IS630 family transposase (programmed frameshift): MTWRSGQSYSQDLRDRVLAAVDSGMSAYEVAPLFRVSVSYIYKAQGRRRATGETTVKPRPGRPGQKLAAHLEALQAQIKVEPDATLAELRAWVLAELGVSISVGGLWNTLERLDLSPEKKSAHAAEQERPDVAEGRIAWRAEQPALDPTRLVFLDETGASTNMTRRYGRAPRGQRLLAAVPHGHWKMTTFVGALRHDGISAPFVIDKAMNGAIFLAYVEQVLAPTLRPGDIVVMDNLPAHKVAGVKQLIEARGATLRYLPPYSPDLNPIELAFAKLKSLLRKAQARTINTLWDVIGKLIDLFPPEECANFFAHDGYGRSM; this comes from the exons ATGACGTGGCGCTCAGGGCAGTCCTATTCTCAGGACTTGCGCGATAGAGTTTTGGCGGCTGTGGACAGCGGCATGAGCGCCTACGAGGTGGCGCCGCTGTTCCGGGTGAGCGTTTCGTACATCTACAAGGCCCAAGGCCGCCGCCGGGCCACCGGCGAGACGACGGTGAAGCCACGGCCTGGGCGGCCAGGACAGAAGCTGGCGGCTCACCTTGAGGCGTTGCAGGCGCAGATCAAGGTCGAGCCCGATGCCACGCTGGCTGAGTTGCGCGCCTGGGTTCTGGCCGAATTGGGCGTGTCGATCAGCGTCGGCGGCCTGTGGAACACGCTTGAGCGGCTCGACCTCAGTC CTGAAAAAAAGAGTGCGCATGCTGCCGAGCAGGAACGTCCCGACGTAGCCGAAGGACGCATCGCCTGGCGAGCCGAGCAGCCGGCGCTGGACCCAACCCGCTTGGTCTTCCTTGATGAAACCGGGGCATCGACCAACATGACCCGGCGCTACGGACGGGCGCCGCGCGGTCAGCGGCTGCTGGCTGCGGTGCCGCACGGTCATTGGAAAATGACCACCTTCGTCGGGGCGCTCCGGCATGACGGAATCTCCGCCCCCTTCGTCATCGACAAGGCGATGAATGGCGCGATCTTCCTGGCCTATGTCGAGCAGGTCCTGGCTCCGACCTTGCGGCCCGGCGACATCGTCGTAATGGACAATCTGCCCGCCCACAAGGTGGCAGGGGTCAAGCAACTCATCGAAGCCCGAGGGGCCACCCTGCGGTATCTGCCGCCCTACTCCCCAGACCTCAATCCCATCGAGCTCGCCTTCGCCAAGCTCAAGAGCCTGCTGCGAAAGGCGCAAGCCCGCACCATCAACACCTTATGGGACGTGATCGGAAAACTCATCGACCTGTTTCCGCCCGAGGAATGCGCCAATTTCTTCGCCCACGACGGATATGGACGCTCGATGTGA
- the tnpA gene encoding IS66-like element accessory protein TnpA gives MDRNSTGRRRNRSWPEDLKREIVAATYEPGASVAGVARRYGVNDNQVFTWRKRFGGQQGETVPAHMVPVVVAEDMAASGRKEASSSAGVVEIDLAGGYRVRVGDGVGAQLLCRVLDVLERR, from the coding sequence ATGGACAGAAACTCGACCGGGCGGCGGCGGAACCGTTCTTGGCCTGAGGATCTGAAGCGGGAGATCGTCGCGGCGACCTACGAGCCCGGGGCCTCTGTGGCCGGGGTGGCGCGGCGGTACGGGGTCAACGACAATCAGGTTTTCACTTGGCGCAAGCGTTTCGGGGGACAACAGGGCGAGACGGTGCCGGCCCATATGGTGCCGGTGGTGGTGGCCGAGGACATGGCGGCCTCCGGGCGGAAGGAAGCCTCTTCTTCTGCCGGCGTGGTGGAGATCGATCTGGCTGGTGGCTACCGTGTCCGTGTCGGCGATGGTGTCGGTGCCCAGCTGCTGTGCCGGGTCTTGGACGTGCTGGAGCGGCGATGA
- the tnpB gene encoding IS66 family insertion sequence element accessory protein TnpB (TnpB, as the term is used for proteins encoded by IS66 family insertion elements, is considered an accessory protein, since TnpC, encoded by a neighboring gene, is a DDE family transposase.) — MIPVPTGVRVWLAVGRTDMRRGMNGLALQVQEALGRDPHAGDLFVFRGARGDLIKVLWHDGLGMSLYAKRLEKGRFIWPSPADGVVAISSAQLAYMLDGIDWRNPRHTFRPRSAG; from the coding sequence ATGATCCCGGTTCCGACGGGCGTCCGGGTCTGGCTGGCGGTCGGGCGGACGGACATGCGGCGCGGCATGAACGGCTTGGCGCTGCAGGTGCAGGAGGCGCTCGGCCGCGATCCCCACGCCGGTGACCTGTTCGTTTTCCGGGGTGCTCGGGGGGATCTGATCAAGGTCCTTTGGCACGACGGCCTGGGCATGTCGCTGTACGCCAAGCGCCTGGAGAAGGGGCGGTTCATCTGGCCCTCTCCGGCTGACGGCGTGGTGGCGATCTCGTCGGCCCAACTGGCCTACATGCTCGACGGGATCGACTGGCGCAACCCGCGCCACACCTTCCGCCCGCGAAGTGCCGGATAG
- the tnpC gene encoding IS66 family transposase, translating into MEIGRETPTDDIDALRAELAVARARAAEDQALIAHQKLQIEKLKRELYGPQAERSARLIDQMELAFEELAAAATEDEITAEKAAARTTNVAAFTRNRPARKPFPEHLPRERVVEPAPSACSCCGGDRLRKIGEDVTETLEVIPRQWKVIQRVREKFSCRDCEKISQAPAPFHVTPRGWAGPSLLAMILFEKFGQHQPLNRQAERYAKEGVPLSLSTLADQVGAGCAALEPLIRRIEAHVFAAARLHGDDTTVPVLAKGKTDTGRCWVYVRDDRPFGGPAPPAAMFYYSRDRRGEHPQAHLAGYAGLLQADAYGGYGALYLPDRKPGPILEAACWAHARRPFFALADLAANARRKAEGRAASVISPLALEAVRRIDALFEIERAISGQDADRRRAIRQELSAPLVADLERWLTEKRAGLSRGNDLAKAMDYMLKRWPAFTRFLDDGRVCMTNNSAERALRGIALGRKSWLFAGSDRGGQRAASMYSLIVTAKMNDIDPQAWLADVLARIAGHPASRIDELLPWNWRNANPASAVAA; encoded by the coding sequence ATGGAAATCGGCCGCGAGACCCCGACAGACGACATCGACGCCCTGAGGGCGGAGCTGGCGGTCGCGCGCGCCAGGGCCGCCGAGGACCAGGCGCTGATCGCGCACCAGAAGCTGCAGATCGAGAAACTGAAGCGCGAACTCTACGGCCCCCAGGCGGAACGCTCGGCCCGCCTGATCGACCAGATGGAGCTGGCGTTCGAGGAACTGGCGGCGGCGGCCACCGAGGACGAGATCACCGCCGAGAAGGCCGCGGCGCGCACCACCAACGTGGCGGCCTTCACCCGCAACCGGCCTGCCCGCAAGCCGTTTCCCGAGCATTTGCCGCGCGAGCGGGTGGTCGAGCCGGCTCCGTCGGCCTGCTCCTGCTGCGGCGGTGACCGTCTGCGCAAGATCGGCGAGGACGTCACCGAGACCCTGGAGGTGATCCCGCGCCAGTGGAAGGTCATCCAGCGGGTCCGCGAGAAGTTCAGCTGCCGGGACTGCGAGAAGATCAGCCAGGCGCCGGCGCCCTTCCATGTGACCCCGCGCGGCTGGGCCGGCCCCAGCCTGCTGGCCATGATCCTGTTCGAGAAGTTCGGGCAGCACCAGCCGCTGAACCGCCAGGCCGAGCGCTATGCCAAGGAGGGTGTGCCGCTCAGCCTGTCCACGCTGGCCGACCAGGTGGGCGCCGGCTGCGCCGCCCTGGAGCCGTTGATCCGGCGCATCGAGGCCCATGTGTTTGCCGCCGCGCGTCTGCATGGCGACGACACCACGGTGCCCGTCCTGGCGAAGGGCAAGACCGACACCGGCCGATGTTGGGTCTATGTCCGCGACGACCGCCCCTTCGGCGGACCGGCACCACCGGCGGCCATGTTCTACTATTCGCGCGACCGGAGAGGTGAACACCCCCAGGCCCATCTCGCTGGGTATGCCGGGCTGCTCCAGGCGGACGCCTATGGGGGCTATGGCGCACTCTACCTGCCCGACCGAAAACCCGGGCCAATCCTGGAGGCCGCCTGCTGGGCGCATGCGAGGCGTCCGTTCTTCGCCCTAGCCGACCTGGCGGCCAATGCCCGCCGCAAGGCCGAGGGCCGGGCTGCCTCGGTGATCTCGCCCCTGGCGCTGGAGGCGGTCCGGCGCATCGACGCCCTGTTCGAGATCGAGCGCGCCATCAGCGGCCAGGACGCCGACCGGCGGCGGGCGATCCGCCAGGAGCTCAGCGCCCCCCTGGTCGCCGACCTGGAACGATGGCTGACGGAGAAGCGCGCCGGTCTGTCGCGAGGCAACGATCTTGCCAAGGCCATGGACTACATGCTGAAACGCTGGCCCGCCTTCACCCGCTTCCTCGACGACGGCCGCGTCTGCATGACCAACAATTCCGCCGAACGCGCCCTTCGTGGCATCGCGCTCGGCCGGAAGTCCTGGCTCTTCGCCGGGTCCGACCGCGGTGGACAGCGTGCCGCCTCCATGTACAGCCTCATCGTCACAGCCAAGATGAACGACATCGATCCGCAAGCCTGGCTGGCCGATGTCCTTGCACGGATCGCGGGTCACCCCGCCAGCCGCATCGACGAACTCCTGCCCTGGAACTGGCGGAACGCCAACCCGGCCTCCGCCGTCGCCGCCTGA
- a CDS encoding transposase domain-containing protein → MAEPHAYFVDAISRIVAGHPQSRLDELLPWAYQIPADLKAVAREHRLRPFCETWSPMPYATPRRVRFWPGGGAIVIFRHSTTEDVLYSDMWKVSTTTFSLKAMIRLNIGIASPTVGLR, encoded by the coding sequence ATGGCGGAACCGCATGCCTACTTCGTCGATGCCATCAGCCGTATCGTCGCGGGCCATCCACAGAGCCGCCTCGACGAGCTTCTGCCCTGGGCTTACCAGATCCCCGCCGATCTCAAGGCCGTGGCCAGAGAACATCGCTTACGACCATTCTGCGAAACTTGGTCGCCAATGCCATACGCTACACCCAGAAGGGTAAGGTTCTGGCCGGGTGGGGGCGCGATTGTCATCTTTCGCCATTCAACCACGGAAGATGTCCTTTATTCGGACATGTGGAAAGTCTCGACCACCACCTTTTCGTTGAAAGCTATGATCAGATTGAACATCGGCATCGCATCCCCGACAGTCGGTCTTCGTTGA
- a CDS encoding ATP-binding protein — translation MTTSAETALPQVLLAHHLKTLKLPTFLREYDKQAQLCAAEGIDHSRFPAVKSLDSFDFTAIPSLNKMLVLDLARCDYITRRENVIALGNSGTGKTHTALALRLAACRFPFSASGGSEAFQIGGVATERLDLPWDSEFTVYMYTLMQAAPNMPIATSPGPMLMVRGGGQKRSREQFRCRELHSGHGGRVHGDIQAVL, via the coding sequence ATGACGACATCAGCCGAGACGGCTCTGCCGCAGGTTCTGCTGGCCCATCACCTGAAAACCCTCAAGCTGCCGACCTTTCTGCGTGAATACGACAAGCAGGCCCAGCTCTGCGCCGCCGAGGGCATCGACCATTCCCGCTTTCCAGCGGTCAAATCGCTCGATAGCTTCGACTTCACCGCCATCCCCTCGCTCAACAAGATGCTGGTCCTCGATCTGGCGCGTTGCGACTACATCACCCGGCGCGAAAACGTCATCGCGCTGGGCAATTCCGGCACCGGCAAGACGCACACGGCCCTAGCCCTTAGGCTGGCGGCCTGCCGGTTTCCTTTTTCCGCTTCCGGTGGAAGTGAGGCGTTTCAAATCGGCGGTGTCGCGACAGAAAGGCTAGACTTGCCATGGGACAGCGAGTTCACTGTGTACATGTATACGCTGATGCAGGCGGCGCCAAATATGCCGATAGCGACAAGTCCGGGTCCAATGCTAATGGTCAGGGGGGGGGGCCAAAAGCGCTCCCGAGAGCAATTTCGATGCCGCGAGCTTCATTCCGGTCATGGAGGGAGGGTACATGGGGACATCCAAGCCGTGTTGTGA
- the tnpB gene encoding IS66 family insertion sequence element accessory protein TnpB (TnpB, as the term is used for proteins encoded by IS66 family insertion elements, is considered an accessory protein, since TnpC, encoded by a neighboring gene, is a DDE family transposase.), with translation MIKIIWHDGLGMSLYAKRLEKGRFIWPSPADGVVAISAAQLAYMLDGIDWRHPRQTFRPQSAG, from the coding sequence ATGATCAAGATCATCTGGCATGACGGGTTGGGCATGTCGCTCTACGCCAAGCGCCTGGAGAAAGGGCGCTTCATCTGGCCGTCTCCGGCCGACGGCGTGGTGGCGATTTCGGCCGCGCAACTCGCCTATATGCTGGACGGGATCGACTGGCGGCACCCGCGCCAAACGTTCCGTCCGCAAAGTGCCGGATAG
- the tnpB gene encoding IS66 family insertion sequence element accessory protein TnpB, producing the protein MIPVPSNVRVWLAVGRTDMRRGMNGLALQVQEALQRDPHAGDLFVFRGAPGRHDQDHLA; encoded by the coding sequence ATGATCCCGGTTCCGAGCAATGTCCGCGTCTGGCTGGCAGTGGGCCGCACCGACATGCGGCGCGGCATGAACGGCCTGGCGCTGCAGGTGCAGGAGGCGTTGCAGCGCGATCCCCATGCTGGTGATCTTTTCGTCTTCCGGGGGGCGCCGGGGCGACATGATCAAGATCATCTGGCATGA
- the tnpA gene encoding IS66-like element accessory protein TnpA, translated as MKVEVLSGVERRRRWPWDAKIRLVEETLAPGMTVAEVSRRHGVAQSLLFYWRRLARDVQLGPHGAPVLLPVEVTPSAAVAPVTPEPAPRRGLIEIELGDGRFVRVDSDVDAGALRRVLDVLERR; from the coding sequence ATGAAAGTCGAGGTCCTGTCGGGTGTTGAGCGTCGGCGTCGCTGGCCTTGGGACGCGAAAATCCGTTTGGTAGAGGAGACGCTGGCGCCTGGGATGACGGTGGCTGAGGTGTCACGCCGGCATGGGGTGGCGCAGAGCCTTCTGTTCTACTGGCGGCGCCTGGCACGGGATGTCCAGCTTGGGCCGCATGGGGCGCCGGTGCTGCTCCCGGTGGAGGTCACCCCGTCGGCGGCGGTGGCGCCGGTCACGCCCGAGCCGGCCCCGCGGCGCGGTTTGATCGAGATCGAGCTTGGGGACGGTCGGTTCGTCCGGGTCGATAGCGACGTCGATGCGGGCGCCTTGCGCCGCGTTCTCGATGTGCTGGAGCGGCGATGA
- a CDS encoding DUF2798 domain-containing protein codes for MSKLPKTRFHLVFSLIMGAMMISLMTFVITAVNVGFGADFLGRWLKAFAIAYVVGVPVIYFLAPVARRLTGRLVEMP; via the coding sequence ATGAGCAAGTTGCCCAAAACCCGATTCCATTTGGTCTTCTCCCTAATAATGGGGGCAATGATGATCTCACTGATGACCTTCGTCATCACGGCAGTCAATGTGGGTTTCGGGGCTGATTTCCTGGGGCGCTGGCTGAAGGCATTCGCCATCGCCTATGTGGTCGGCGTCCCGGTGATCTATTTCCTGGCGCCGGTGGCCCGGCGGCTAACGGGCCGCTTAGTCGAGATGCCTTAG
- the mamV gene encoding CDF transporter MamV → MGNSGCISCVEKAARLDLGGTLAQAIFRSLLGVMSGSMGMAAQGLYSIGDAITKSLTLASIRISKIPPSKTFPFGAGKILFVTSLIIGISLIGTGVFLASTSFNEPNTVGATGSLFAIVGVIVSAAFSELMSRYLSCVATENDNIALRSASRDNRIDAITSIVVFAGIVLSDAGIAAADHIAALLVSLIVMNIGRIIAWDAIKGLLDVTVPRDKLDKIARKSRATKGVREIKLIRGRSLGEFWEIYMHVSIDEMLTVAESNAIVNSLRENILDSFPEVQHAWIITVPDTNRNDDVPDYWADHLFADAIKQDSASPSLPSD, encoded by the coding sequence ATGGGAAATTCTGGCTGCATAAGCTGCGTCGAAAAAGCTGCGCGGTTAGATCTGGGAGGCACGCTGGCCCAAGCGATATTCCGGAGCCTGCTTGGTGTGATGTCAGGCAGCATGGGCATGGCAGCACAGGGACTGTATTCCATTGGTGACGCCATCACCAAGAGCCTGACCCTCGCCAGCATCCGAATTTCCAAGATTCCTCCGAGCAAGACTTTTCCGTTTGGGGCAGGAAAGATTCTGTTCGTTACCTCGCTCATAATCGGAATATCCCTCATCGGGACCGGCGTCTTTCTAGCCAGCACGAGCTTCAATGAGCCGAACACCGTGGGGGCAACGGGCTCTCTGTTTGCCATCGTCGGCGTCATAGTCTCCGCTGCTTTTAGCGAATTGATGTCGCGCTATCTTTCATGCGTCGCCACGGAAAATGACAATATCGCGCTCCGTTCTGCGAGCCGTGACAATCGCATTGATGCGATCACCTCCATCGTCGTATTCGCCGGAATCGTTCTTTCCGATGCTGGAATTGCAGCCGCTGATCACATCGCTGCGCTCCTCGTCTCCCTAATCGTCATGAATATCGGCAGAATCATCGCTTGGGATGCCATCAAAGGTCTTTTGGACGTCACAGTTCCGCGCGACAAACTTGATAAAATCGCCCGCAAGTCACGGGCGACAAAGGGCGTTAGAGAAATCAAGTTGATCCGCGGCCGCAGCCTGGGCGAGTTCTGGGAAATATATATGCATGTTTCAATTGACGAGATGCTGACGGTTGCTGAAAGCAACGCCATCGTCAACAGCCTTAGGGAGAATATCCTTGATAGTTTTCCAGAGGTGCAACATGCGTGGATCATAACGGTGCCAGACACGAACCGAAATGACGATGTCCCAGATTACTGGGCAGATCATTTATTCGCGGACGCGATAAAACAAGATTCTGCGTCGCCAAGTCTCCCTTCTGATTGA